In Pieris napi chromosome 8, ilPieNapi1.2, whole genome shotgun sequence, the genomic stretch GACATTCTGCGTTTGATTCCCGTTGAAAGATAATAGGTTTGGAATGCACAGGCTAATCAATGTGTTACCCTgttcttatatttaatattgaggTACTGTGTTGTCAAACATTATACGGCAATGAATTTGTCTATAAagtagaatttttaaattggaaCACTTAGAAACGTGGAGCTTattactgtttatttattatctaagagtttttttaataaatacatattattccGCTTCCGCTGTATTCATAACGTGATCATTACGAGGAAGGCGATCTTCAAGTATCGTGCAAGAAATTGCCTGAACCGCTCGAATTTTGCAATGTAAGCACCGAATTGTTTACAAAAGCACTTTATATTGGTATCACGAAATGTACTTAACTACGTAGTCCACTAAACGAACATAATTTGGAAAAGGCGACCGTTGCGATTGCATTAACAATTTCCCGTACCGTGTTCCTTAACTAGTTCCATagtagtttaaatatttactaaatttattcatttatcatctatattataaaacaaaaaacttggacaaaacaatattcaaatacaaaacaaattacatagataaacaatatatatgaaacagaaaacataagttagtacattaatagacaaaatattTGCAAGACTGCATAACTGTCGAAACATTGATACCTACTGTTTAAAACTAAGGAATTTCACAAACTTTTTCCGAcagcttttatatattttatatagtatgGAGACCacatgaaaatttatttaaatagttttatcaaatttttaaaagaaaaattatatctttatcTACTTATGCTAAGTCGTACGCTTCGGGAGATGCAGAAATGAGACGGCACGAACTATGACTGTTGTATGTAAAAATCCCATATAGTTTTGATGTACGGGAGGTCctttctgaatcttaccctcaGATCTTTTACGAATTAAAGTCCCCAACTGATCCTCcgataatattcaatatagaAGACCGTTTGGTGCTTTAAAGTTTTTCATTTACAACTGGTATCTTCTGCATTtgatagcagtgttggcttagtggcttcatcgTGCGAATCTCATtgctgaggtcgtaggttcgaaggttctttctatgtgcaatGTTCGagaggtgaaggaaaacatcgtgaggaaactggttttgatccaaaaagtcgtcggcgtgtgtcaaaggacgctgatcacctattagattgacaaatgatcatgaaacagatttaaacatctgaggcccagacttataaaggttgtagcgccactgatttatttgttgttttggGAATTTATACGTAGACCATAAAACCAAGTATGTAGTGAGAACTCAATTTCCACATTTAGACgcacaataatattgtaaacgTTGTGCGTTAAGCGGATTAAAGCTAATATGTGTttcttatatgtatataaaaggtatcataaagaattaaaacaaTGTGCTGTACATTAGAATCtacgttaataataattttacatttaagtatttactagaaaaaaaaaagagtttttGGGTGTGCCATTTCTGTAAACCAAAATCTATTAACGAAATATTTGAAACTTTAGAATGAAATGAAAGAGAGACAGCGGGTGGTACATCTTTATTTACTCGGTGTCACAAATAAAAGCCGGGTCgttgtttacataaataattatatttacaaacaaTATACTGAAATACATATGGAATGGTATGATggtctattttgttttttgaaaattatttctgGTCATACTATATACTATGGGACTGAGCCTTACAATTTGATCTTGTTAACAGCTTGGTTAAGTCCCGCTTTAGCTGCAGCAGCTGGTTGAAGAGGGTTTTCTCCAGAGGCGACGGCTCTTAAGAACTGAAAACGTAATAGAAACATTTAATACGTGCGAGTGTAATAGTGAAGACAAAAAGATGTCGATGTGAAGTGTCGATAAAGAAtacataaaatgtatatgCTACATCATGTGTTCTAAAATACCTGAGCCAAAGGTTGGAGCGCGTACTGGGCAACCTGGATGACTTCAGGAATAGCGGCTGCGGAGACTCCAGCAGCGACGTTGTTGCTTCTAATGTTGAACGCGTTGTACAAACGTCTAGCCACGCAGTATTCCTCGTTCAAGAgcctacaattttattttattaatcaaaaatcGAAGTTATCAAAAACATTAATCGCCTTATGcatgttacatataaaatactcACGCAGATTGAGCTGGTGCAGCACTGCTTAAGATGGCGTCCCAAGATTCTTCGAATTGGTAGGTTCTTCCACCACCAATGCAGCTTCCACGGGGGCCGACCTATAACCACACTCATTGATTAgggttggcctagtggtttaatgtgcgactctcattcctgagacCACAGGTTCGAACCCGGGTTGTGTACCAATGAACTATATTGGCTTTTATCAGACCAGCATGcattagactcaaaaagttgACGTGTATCGGGCACAGAAGCTAGATAACTTAATTGCACATTTTAGCAGGACCAAGAAAACGGTCTTAGCgtcactggtttttttttcttatttaccaAGGCATGACATGTTGTATATACGAGTAGCTCATGAAACGTCGAGTTATCCAATAAATGttgtaaagttaaaaaaaatctaattctgACGaactaaaaacatatatttttaatcagtttTAATTATGGTTGTAATTTAACAGATTTAACACAACAAGAAAATCTTGTTCTGTCATGTAGATTTCTTACTAATAATATCCTCGCagagttttacaaaaataagtttttgtaaaactcTGCTTTCTAAAAGCATTGATAAATGTAAAAGTGCATACGACATCATCCTTCACAATCCATTATGCGGTGTGGACAGCTATCAATTAGCCCTCAGcgaaaccattaataacaataatacgAAGACGCGATCAATACATGATAAATGCATTTCATGTAAATTGAACTGCAACTCATGCTATGCATCTATTTCTGACAGAATAGGTCGGGATGAATTGTTGAATAAATTCTGAACAGTTTGAAATCCATGGGTTTTAGCCgcgttgtattttatatatatatatttctttttataacgagtattttttaatctatagatatatacgatataatatgttacaaactcttttttctaaaatgtatgacaatttaagtaaacataaatgttacaaaaaataataataaatacaattaaaagataaaataaaatactagaaatttttgttaagcagaaaaaacaaaattaccagcaaaacagcgaattaggtatgagataggcacttaacaatgctttctttaatattataactatcgTATTTGCCAAATTATTTTTGCTATGAAAATAGTATTTCTCtttgtcatttttatttaagatgttAGAGACAATGTCATCGTTCTTTGTTATTCAAAATGAAACTATGTCCGTGGACTAGACCGCTTTAAAACACAAAACATATTTCATTCTGATATCGTTACCTATTTTAAGGTTTGTGCGGAACTTctgcataaaattattactaaataaatagatcGTGTATTAACTAAAACGTAATAATTTGCTGTCAACTTTCTGTACGTGTTATAAAATCCTACAAatcaatatacataataatataatacgaattatgaataaaatttctaaGTAGCGGCATTTACTTAGCCTTTTCTTGACACGATTCCTTTGTAGTATTCTAGCCTTCTTATTTCAAAGaattctgtattttatttaaaaatacttataatttcAAACAACCAATTAAATAACCGTTTTTCAATgcgagtttttttttaaagaatgtgaaatattataaataatagtgtAAAGggtattaagttaatttttttgtactgTTATCGATACAAACTACTCATGAAAAGCTGGCTATACAACCAAGACTTGTTACagtagttaataatattaaatattagttacCGAGTAACGGACAGCGCTGGGATTGACAATCAGTTGGGCAATGGTGTCAATGTTGTTGGAGAGACGGGCTACGAAATTGGCAATAGCTTGACGGAGACCCGATTTATTGCCTGATTTAGCTGAGTAGGCATATGCGTTGATGAGctggaaaaaatttaataaaggaaCGCATTATGTTATGTTGGTCAAACATTTCTCAATAAATCAATCTCTGGACTTTGATTGGACACTTATTATTTGCCTAAATGTTATCACACTCACTGAACGATTAGTTCTGGTATAGTACTTACACCAGCAGCTTCACAAGAGTCGCCAGATGTACCGTGGGAGAGTTCTCCAAGGGCGGCAATGGTCTGGATGACTGCGGTGGCTTTGCTGACTGGGTTGGGGCTGTTAGCCAAATCGTTTAGGATCTGGAGTAGCATCTGAGCGTAGAGGGGGATGGATCCACCGTCTAAGTAGTCAACGGGGCCCGACACTATGTAGCTTttgagaaaaaatataattattaattgcacctttaattttacacatttaaataggCGCCGTACGGCCCGTTAAGCATTAAGCAGTTTGGCATCACTCAAAAATGTGTGTCTTgttaatttatcaatattagacatagacataacatttattactaacgaaacaaacacacaaactgacaaaataaaaataatgaaaaatattttttttttcttttaaagaacaaggtACGTGTTAAATGTAATTCGTGTGAGTTGTGGTTGAAACTGGCTCTGGCTCGGCATTATGCTGAGAAGCAAACTGTTTCAcagcagactgttccacaaCATATTGACAACCTTTATGTGCCTACCGAGCTGAAACAAGTATTACGCTGGGAATCGATGATGAACTATGATGTCAGGATTACGTGCTTTACCAACAATAGGCTATCCTTTTAGTAGCAAGGCACGCTATAAAGATATTTAGCtatacattcattaaataatcatatcattagttaaaaatgaaaatgtaaagTGTAGTACAAGATTTCTTATGTAACATagactttatatatataaacttccTCCATTTTAGTCGGGATttcgtttatttaattttatctgcTGCTTGCCATTTTAACCAGGAAATAAAGCATGATAAAACAACTTAGGTcgtttaaaaaagttaactaAAAATCAACTTTACCTGTTTACGAGTCCGCCATTGTCTGGGACTGAACCAACTTCATTTGTGTTGTAGAAGGTGACGGCAGCGTTGGAGGGTGCAGCGAATGCACTCTGAACAAAAAATCTGCATTTTATTcacaattatacatataaactacaattatctgtcaaatttataCTGCttttacaaaagttttaaacaattatcttTAATTTCTAATAGACTGTTGTTGACTAGCAGtggtggcctagtggctttaacGTGCGACTCcaatccctaaggtcgtaggtttgatccccggctataCACCAATGAGATTTCTTTCttagtgcgcatttaacatttcgctcaaacggtgaaggaaaacatcgtgaggaaaccggcttgccttagacccaaaatgtaACGGcttgtatcaggcacaggaggctgatcaccttcttgcaTATTTAAGATTGActaatgaaacagattcagaaacctaaaaaggtcgtagcgccactgatttatttatttttaatttctattaaacctttttatatcTACTGGCCCTCgttactatattatttatagttactatattatatatattataataacattttctaatgtttatttcatttttataagtacatatacttaattttaagcCAACATAGTATGGCTGcgagaatttattaaaaaactacgaCATTACTATGACACATTGACTATGACATATGACTTCTTCTTCGATATGTGTTAAATTATTAGGCTTATTCTtcgataaattttcatatttagataaGTGTATAGCCACCCTAATTAAAACTCATTGCGAAACCAAACAACGCCGTTCGTAGTTTCAATCAACAGACCAAAATCTAATCCTGCCAAAACATTGCTCTATGATAATTACGTACCACAAAGCACTACAAAACGATTTCCGCTCTCCACATCTGCAGTTAACAAGCCTTCCGCATAATATTCCCAATTTCGGGGATCGACTTTTGATTACCATTCAAATATATTGACTGAACGTTATATAACTAACACAagatttatattgaaattggATACAATAACGTTGGAATGGGTATCGCGCTTGTAAATTACCAGTGCAGGCGTAAATTTGGTACTAAGTGTATGTGGGCTGAAAAGTTCGTAGACTGAGACATAGATGGCGCTagtagtattaaattaatatacgtATTAGTTAGCCCTAACCATCAAAAGAAACGTATATAAATTTGACAACTGTCTTACAATTAGTTAGTGAGATTTTGATTGAAGGAACTTTGgttggtttaaaaaatatttcatcaaCTTCTTTACATCTTCTGAAACTTTATGTAACGATGACGAGTGCTAACTAATCACAATGGTGGAAATGTTTAGTCTCTATTTCACTGATCAATTCTTCCAACTTCCAAAAGGTTATTGTTCTGTGTACTCGAAACAATTATTGCGTTAGAATCGCGTTTTAAACtcaaattgatttttatttattatttataatcaattgttttaatatgtgtTGCTTGCTCCTTACAATGAGTGACGGAATTTATAGTGGGTTCTTCTCATCCGTCCCGACCTTGATTtcagaactggcagtaaatgttaatattcagAAACATTGCATTTCTTCATCTTGACctttatacatacattgtattacctatatgaagaaattatatatattttaatttggcTCAATACTCGCAATATATAATACAGCAATGCGTAATACGCACATCAACAGCTAAGCCTTTGGTAGAAAAAATTGGTTCAAACTTATATAATGACATACCTATCAATTTCTAGATATAATGTCTATACACTGTACGTGTAGGTGACAAGAAGACAAGTAAGTGAGCccatatagataataattatttaagatacAAAAATTCGATGTTCAAAAATCGATGCCTAATCCGAAAGCAATAAGCACTCGATTCTAGCGTTACGGTTGATTGACATGTAATACGGTTAGATGAAATCGTCCAATCTGGGCTATGAACACGATTTATGCAATGACACGTAATTCTCTTTATGCGTTTAGTTGTTGAATGTTGGatttttgtgatattaatAGCATTGTGAAGCAGCGAAAAAGATTATCATGGAAACAGAGAATCTGAAgccttaattataatatagtaacacttttatttaatatataacagaGAGCAAACGGTCTAGAGGCTCTccttatgttaagtgataccgcccgtAGACAGTAGACTCACAACACATTAGCTCGgtatttaagaatttgtacgctcttttattaaaggaccctaagtcgaattggttaacacaaactgccttaaaaatacTCTGTTGTGGGACGACGGACGTTGAGGTGATACCTACGTGTGAAATTTCGTATTCGACGTCCGATGaggaaaaatataacttattgaaatcgatataaaataatgtatgaacAAATTTTCTGTACAAATTGATAATCgttctgtatttttataacacaCAAAGAAATgtgacttaaattaaaaacatactcttataaaatacaaaagcgAAAACACGCAGAAGGTACGATAGTGAAAAACTAAAGAAGCAATTACgcttttattatagttaagaAATAGAATAATTGTAGAGTCCTTTAATACTTCACCAACAAAGGAAAATCTCGAGTCTTGTGTAGGTGGAAAACTAAGTACTAGGGTGACGGTGATTTTGCGTTTCTGTTTTTAATAGGGTCCGAAATCGTATGACCTTGCTTTATTcgcttataataaatttacacttaatacatatattctttaagtctaggcctcagatttctgaatctgtttcatgatcatttttcaatctattaggcaagtaggtgatcagcctcctgtgcctaacacacgccgtcgacttttcgggtctaagacatgttggtttccttacgatgttttccttcaccgttcgagcgaatgttaaatgcgcacataaaaagtccattggtgcacagtcggctATCGAAcctacctcagggatgagcgtcgcacgctgaagccactaggccaacactgctcaaatcaaatacaatgctaaatac encodes the following:
- the LOC125051845 gene encoding fibroin light chain-like produces the protein MLPFLLVLLAAQSAFAAPSNAAVTFYNTNEVGSVPDNGGLVNSYIVSGPVDYLDGGSIPLYAQMLLQILNDLANSPNPVSKATAVIQTIAALGELSHGTSGDSCEAAGLINAYAYSAKSGNKSGLRQAIANFVARLSNNIDTIAQLIVNPSAVRYSVGPRGSCIGGGRTYQFEESWDAILSSAAPAQSALLNEEYCVARRLYNAFNIRSNNVAAGVSAAAIPEVIQVAQYALQPLAQFLRAVASGENPLQPAAAAKAGLNQAVNKIKL